GGGCACCAGCCCCACCGACACCGTCGAGACGGCCATGATCAGCAGGGTGGCCATCAGGGTCTTCTTGCGGCCCAACCGGTCGCCGTAGTAGCCGAACACCGCTGCCCCCAGCGGTCGCGACAGGAATGCCGCGGCAAATGTGCCCATGGAGGCGACGGTGGCCACGGTGGGGCTCAGATGCGGAAAGAACACCACCGGGAACACCAGTGCGGCGGCGGTGCCGTAGATGAGGAAGTCGTAGAACTCAATCGCCGAGCCGACGTAGCAGGCCAGCGCCACCCGCGCCATCGAGTTGGTGCGGGGTTGGTCGGCCGCGGTGACCACGGCGGCGCCGAGTTCATCGTTGCGTCGATTCACGCTGACGACGGTAGGGCAAGCTCCGCGGGAACGCCCGTGCCTGGGGCTACCAAATTGCTGCGAGTCCCGTCACGATTTAGGCACGCCGGGGTGAACAAGGTGATCGTTCCCACCGATCAAACCGGGAGTTCGCTGCCAATTTGCTGTGCGTTTCGTCAGTCGCGTGCCGGGAGGGGTCGTCAACGTCGCCCGAATCGTTCCCGCAGCTCGGGATCCTGCTCCCACCACAGCGTTGACGGTGGGGCGCCGTCGGAGTGGCTCGCGGCCTCGTCCGATGCTGTCGCGTCGTTCCCGCTCATCTCCTGCAGCTCGTCCAGCCGGCTGTCGATGTCGAGAGCGTGAGCTTGTTCATCGCGGGACAACGCACGCATCAGCAACAGCAAAAACGGCCAGGCGACCAGATCGCCCATGATCCACAGCACGCCGGCGCCGATCGTCTGATCGAGCCGCTGATCGGGACCCCAGGTGCGGGCCGCGTAATAGCCGGCCGCGATCAGCGATCCCTGCCAGATGACCAGCCCCAGCACGCCGTCGCCCAGCGCCTCGGCGACGGTGATCAGCAGCGAGATCAGCTGGGAGTATCGCCGCGGCACCGGGTCGGCTTGCAGGCGGGCATAGAAATACCCGAATCCAATGGCTACCAGAAGTATTCGCGTCGGGGCGCCGACCCATTCATGCTGCAGCGCCGCCTCGTACCAGGGTGTCAGATAAAGCAGCCACGGCGTGGCGAGCATTCCCAGCGACGTCGTCAGCGGGTGCGCGAACACTCGCGCGGGCGGGCTGGCCAACAGCTGTTCGAACCGGTCGCGCCCAGCCGGGCGCAGCGCCTCACACACCACGGTCACCGGTCGGCCCAGCGCGAGAAACAGCGGCACCACGTAGAGCAGCAGCAAAACCTGCAGCGCACGCATCCAGAACAGGGCATAGGCGTATGCGCCGATTGCGCTCAGCGTCGCCACCGCCCACAGCGCCAAGCCGACGCTGAAGCACACGGCGTGTCCCGACCGGACCGATCTCGTGCCGTGTCGCCCCTGTCGGTAACAGCGGAGCACCCGGCCGCTACCACGATGGTCAAGACGGACGTGACGTCCACCTGCCCGGTCAACACGCCCGAACTCCACGTCAATGGGCCGGGATCGATACGCACAATCTGCAACGGTATTGCGGATCGCGGCCGTTCTACCACCCCGCTCGGGCGCGCCGCTGCACTCAGTTAACGCTTGTACGATCGAGCACTCGATATCGAAGTGGGGAAACCGCCCGGCTCTGCCGCGGTAACCGACATGCTGGAGGTCAGCCGGATGGTCCTACCCGCCATGGACTCGTGATGACCATTCCGGGATTGGGCCTGGTGTCCGTTTCAGGGTTCGAACGGCCATGGCTGTTCCTGCTGTTGTTGATCCCCCTGGGTTTGGCGGCCCTGTACGTATGGGCCTCGATCAGGCGCCGCCGCCGACTGCAGCGCTTCGCCGATCCCGAGCTGCTGGCGACGGTGGCGCCGCGTCGTCCGTCGCCGTGGCGGCACGTGCCCATGGCGGTGATGCTGGTGGCGCTGGCACTGCTCACGGTGGCATTGACCGGGCCGTCCCGCGACATCAAGGTGCCCCGAAACAGGGCGGTGATCATGCTCGCCATCGACGTGTCCCAATCGATGCGTGCGACCGACGAACCGCCCAACCGCCTCGATGCGGCCAGGCGGCGGCGGCCAAGCGGTTCGCGCAGCAGTTGACCCCCGGGGTCAACCTCGGTCTGATCGGTTTCTCCGGAACGGTCAACGTGCTGGTGTCGCCGACGCCCGATCATGCGGCCACCGTCGCCGCGCTGGACAACCTGCGCCCCGGTGACTCGACGGCGATCGGTGCGGCGCTGACCGCGGCGCTGCAATCGGTGGCGACCGTGGCCGCTGTGCTCCGCAGTGGGGATGCGCCGCCGCCGCCCGCGCGCATCGTGCTGCTTTCCGACGGCAAAGAGAACAAGCCGGAGAACCCGGACAACTCGGGCAGCCCGCCCGGCGCTTACGTCGCCGCGCGATCCGCGAAGGACCAGGGGGTGCCGGTTTCGACCATCGCCTTCGGTACCCGGGCGGGCACGGTGGAGCTGGCGAATCAGCAGGTGCCGGTGCCGGTGGACGACTCGATGCTCAAACGCATCGCCGAACTCTCCGGCGGGCAGGCGTATCGGGCGTCGAACGTCGACGATCTCAACCGCAGCTATAACGCGGTGCAACAGCAGGTCGGCTACCAGACCATCCAGGGCCCGGCCAGCGCGGGCTGGTTGCGGCTGGGTGTGCTGGTGGCCACCATCGGCATGCTGCTGGGCTTGCTCCTCAATCGCCGGTTGCCCGCCTGATGTTCGGCCCGCCGAGGGAAGTCGGTTCTCGATGAATTTGCCAATGCTGGGTCCACTGAGCTTTTCCGGGTTCTCCGACGCCTGGCTGTTCCTCTACTTGGCGGTCGTCGCCGTCCTGATCGCGGCCTACGTGCTGGCGACGTTGGCCCGGCGCAGACGCGTGATGCGGTTCGCCAATATGGCGCTGCTCGAACAAATCGCGCCGGCGCGGCCGCCGGCCCGATGGCGGCATCTGCCGGCGGCACTGCTGGTGGCGGCGCTCGCTCTGCTGACCACCGCGATGGCCGGGCCCACCCACGACATCCGCATCCCACGCAACCGCGCGGTCGTCATGCTCGTCATCGACGTCTCCGAGTCGATGGTCGCCACCGATGTTGCACCGAGTCGCATCGAAGCGGCCAAAGCCGCCGGCAAGGCCTTCACCGATGAGCTCACCCCTGGCATCAACCTCGGGCTCGTTGCATTCGGTGGCACCGCAACGCTGCTCGTGCCACCCACCACCAACCGCGACGCGATGAAGGCGGCGATCGACCGATTGCAACCTGAAGAGCGGACCGCGACCGGCGAAGCGATATTCACTGCGCTGCAAGCCATCACCACCGTCGTCGGGATGATCGGCGGCGGCGACGGCAAACCGCCGCCCGCGCGTATCGTGCTCGAATCCGACGGCAAGGAAACCGTCCCGGTGGATTTGAACGCGCCCCGCGGGGCTTTCACCGCGGCGCGCGCCGCCAAAGAGCAAGGTGTGCAGATCTCGACAATCTCGTTCGGCACCCTCGAGGGAACCGTCAACCTCAACGGGACCGACATTCCGGTCCCCGTTGACGACGAGTCGCTGGCCCAGATCGCCGAATTGTCCGGCGGGCGCGCTTTTCAGGCCCGCAACTTCGAGCAGCTCCAGCAGACGTACGCCGCCTTGCAGCAACAGATCGGGTACGAAACCGTCAAAGGCGACGCCAGCGCGGCCTGGATCGGCCTGGGTGTCGTGTTGCTGGCCGCCTCCCTGGCCGCAGCCGCCTTGCTGAACCGGCGCCTGCCGGACTGACTTTGGCCGAACGCCACTAACCCTCGGCCATCAGCTGCTTTTTCAGCACTTTGCCCAGGGCGTTGCGCGGCAGCTCGTCCACGATGCGTACCTCACGCGGTCGCTTGTGCACCGAAAGTTGTTCAGCGACAAAGGTGATCAGCTCATCCGGAACGGCGGAGCCGACGACGTAGGCGACGATCCGCTGACCCAGGTCTTCATCGGGCAGCCCCACCACGGCGGCTTCGTCCACGCCCGGATGCCCGAGCAGCACGGTCTCGATCTCGCCGGCGCCGATGCGGTACCCACCGGATTTGATCAGGTCGACGGACTCGCGCCCGACGATGCGATGCATTCCCCCGCCGTCGATGACGGCGACGTCGCCGGTGCGGTACCAGCCGTCGGTGGTGAATGCCTCCGCGGTCGCCTCGGGACGGTTCAGGTACCCGTCGAACAGGGTGGCGCCCCGAACCTGCAGCTTGCCGACGGTCTCGCCGTCGTGTGGCACCGGATCGCCGTGGTCGTCCACCAGCCGGGTCTGCACCCCGGTCAACGGGAACCCGACCCAGCCCGGGCGGCGTTCGCCGTCGGCGCGGGTGGACACGGTGATCAGCGATTCCGACGCGCCGTAGCGTTCGATCGGGCGGTGTCCGGTCAATGCCTCGAGTCGCTCGAACACCGGGACCGGCAGCGCCGCACTGCCCGATACCAATAACCTTGCGGTCCTTAATGATTCGGCTGCGCTAGAGTCGGCGACCAGCCGCGACCACACCGTCGGCACCCCGAAGTACAGCGACCCGCGCGCCGCCGCGTACCCGGCGGGCGTCGGTTTTCCGGTGTGCACGAAGCGATTTCCCACCCGCAAGGATCCGAGCAAGCCGAGGACCAGACCGTGGATGTGATACAGCGGCAGCCCGTGCACCAGCACGTCGTCGGCGGTCCACTGCCAGGCCTCGGCCAACGCATCCAGGTCGGCGGCGATCGCTCGGCGGCTCACCTGCACCCCCTTGGGCAGGCCGGTAGTGCCGGAGGTGTAGACCACCATCGCCGGCGCGTCGGGCGACGGCTCGGCGTAGCGATGCCAAGAACGTGCATGCAGCCGCACCGGAATGTGTTGCAGCCCATCGGGATCGTCCGGCTGCGGCCCCAGCCACGCCTGGGCGCCGGAGTCGGTGAGCATGTGCCGGCGTTCGGCCACTCCGACGTCGGCGGGCACCGGGACGAACGGCACACCGGCGATCAGGCAGCCGACGACCGCCAGCACGGTCGACGCCGTGGGCGCGGCCAGCACCGCGATCATCCGGGCGCCGGCCACCCGCTCGGCCACCGACGTCGCGGCGCCCACCAGGTCGCCGCGACTGAGCCGGAACCCGTCGATGCTGACCGCGTCGGGGATGTCGTCGGCGGTCGCCGCCGCGGGATTCAGCGAGGTCAGCAGCACGCCAGTGAGGCTACCGACCCTCGTCCCAGATCTTCATCAGGGTGGCCAGGATCTCCTCGCCGCGGCCCAGCCCGGCCAGATGGCTCTCCTCGGGCAGGTGGAACAGCTCGGCGTCGGGCAGTCGCGCGACCACGTGCTCGCCGTGGGAGAACGGGATGATGTGGTCGTGGTCGCCGTGCCACCACCGCACCGGAACCTTGACTTCGTCGAGCCGGAATCCCCAGTCCCGGGCGAACAGGATGACGTCGTTGAACGGCGCCGCCAGTTGCTTGCGGCTGCCGTTGAGTAGGTCGTCGAGGAACATCGCCTTGAACTCGGGCCGGGTCAGCAGGTGCCGGTCGGCCTCGGGTGAGAGCAGGGCGTACACCTCCAGCGCGCTGGACGCGACGGGCCGGATCGACTGGATCAGCATGCTCGCGCCGATGCGCAGCGGGTTGCCGCCGAACTTCAGCAGCGGCGCGACCCGCAGGCCAAGGGTCATCGCCCCGCCGCTGATCGCGTCGGGCCCCTGGGTGGGCGCCACTCCCCCGAGCACGCCGAGGGCCACCACCCGGTCGCTCAGCCGCGCGCCGCAGGCCAGCGCGTAGGGGCCGCCACCGGACAGGCCGACGACGGCCATCTTCTCGATGCCGAAGGTGTCGGCGATGGTGCGGAGGTCTTCGGCGAACTCCGAGATGGCCTCGTAGCGGTGTGGCGTCGAGGAACCGATGCCGGGACGGTCGATGCCGATCAGCCGGATGTCGTGGTGTTCGGCGTAGACGCGGGCCTCGGTGGGGATCTGCCGCCGGGCGCCCGGCGTGCCGTGCAGCCAGAACACGGCGCGCCCCTGGGGGGCGCCGAATTCGGCGAAACCGATCTGACGGTTCTCGCCGACGGCGATGTTGCCTTCGATCTTGGGGCGATCGATCGCGACAGACATGGCGGGGCGCCTTTCTCTGCGGGTGCGTCTTCGCGGGTGCGTTGACGCGTCCGGAATCTTACTGGTGCGGCTCGACGCGATTCACTAGGCGTTGAGCACTCGTTCACCGATGATCCGCTGCGCGCGCAGTTCGGCCAGTTCGTCGGGGGAAAGCCCCAACGCGCAAAGAATCTCGTCGTTGTGCTGGCCGAGGGTGGGCGGCGGGGTGCGGTGATGCCGGGCGGGTCCGGGGGTGATGCGAAACGGCCAGCCGGGAAAGCGCCGCGGCCCGGTGACGGGGTGCTCGAACTCTTCGTAGAACCGCCGGGCATCGAGCTGGGCGAAATCGCACATCCGGTCCCCGGTGGTGACTTGCTCTGCCGGAATTCCTTGCGCGCGAAGGCTTTCGACGACGGCCGCCGCCGTCTGGGTGCGGGTCCAGGCGGCGACCAGCTCGTCGAACAGGTCGTGGTCGATGCCGCCCGCGTCGGGCAAGGACAGGGCCACCCAGGTCTGGTCTTCGTGGGTCGGATACACGCCCTGCAGCCAGCCGCGCCGACGGTTGCCTTCGCGGGAACGCACTACGCCGTTCATCGAATACTCGATCACCGGTTCGGCGGTCACCGCGGCGGCGACCTCGATCTGGGCGACCTCGATCAGCCGGCCCTTCCCGGTACGGCGGCGGTGTCGCAGGGCGGCCAGCAGCGCGACCCCGGCGTGCACGCCGACGATGGGGTCGGCCGGGCCCTGCAGGTTGCACGGCGGTCCGTCGGCGTACCCGGTGGCGGCGGTCATCCCGGAGGTCTGCTCGATGTTCAGCGCCCAGCCGACGTAGTCACGCCACGGCCCATCCAGTCCGAAACCGGGCATCCGGACCGCGATGACATCGGGCCGCAGTTTCACCAGCGATTCGTAGTCCAGACCGAACTGCTCCACCACCCGCGGGGAGAAATTCTCCACGACCACGTCGGCCTGTGCGGCCAGTCGCTGGGCGATGTCGCGACCGCGATCGGTGG
The nucleotide sequence above comes from Mycobacterium kiyosense. Encoded proteins:
- a CDS encoding UPF0353 protein produces the protein MLGPLSFSGFSDAWLFLYLAVVAVLIAAYVLATLARRRRVMRFANMALLEQIAPARPPARWRHLPAALLVAALALLTTAMAGPTHDIRIPRNRAVVMLVIDVSESMVATDVAPSRIEAAKAAGKAFTDELTPGINLGLVAFGGTATLLVPPTTNRDAMKAAIDRLQPEERTATGEAIFTALQAITTVVGMIGGGDGKPPPARIVLESDGKETVPVDLNAPRGAFTAARAAKEQGVQISTISFGTLEGTVNLNGTDIPVPVDDESLAQIAELSGGRAFQARNFEQLQQTYAALQQQIGYETVKGDASAAWIGLGVVLLAASLAAAALLNRRLPD
- the fadD36 gene encoding acyl-CoA synthetase translates to MLLTSLNPAAATADDIPDAVSIDGFRLSRGDLVGAATSVAERVAGARMIAVLAAPTASTVLAVVGCLIAGVPFVPVPADVGVAERRHMLTDSGAQAWLGPQPDDPDGLQHIPVRLHARSWHRYAEPSPDAPAMVVYTSGTTGLPKGVQVSRRAIAADLDALAEAWQWTADDVLVHGLPLYHIHGLVLGLLGSLRVGNRFVHTGKPTPAGYAAARGSLYFGVPTVWSRLVADSSAAESLRTARLLVSGSAALPVPVFERLEALTGHRPIERYGASESLITVSTRADGERRPGWVGFPLTGVQTRLVDDHGDPVPHDGETVGKLQVRGATLFDGYLNRPEATAEAFTTDGWYRTGDVAVIDGGGMHRIVGRESVDLIKSGGYRIGAGEIETVLLGHPGVDEAAVVGLPDEDLGQRIVAYVVGSAVPDELITFVAEQLSVHKRPREVRIVDELPRNALGKVLKKQLMAEG
- a CDS encoding hypothetical protein (frameshifted, deletion at around 4963343), with amino-acid sequence MVRAADGWVGINCLTGQHWLDVCAMLGLPEFGEHQLAIMMGGPQRAEFFARAEPLLAAQTVAELVELSQAMRIPAAPVNDGATVLESPQYAKRGFFVATGGFTRPGSPFRFSRSAKVTAPRNPGPQVAAPSHSPPGFEGLRVLDLSTFWAGAYLTCYLGAFGADIVKVESIQRPDGHRYSGAYPFEGDDWYERSALWQATNLNKKDITLDLTTDRGRDIAQRLAAQADVVVENFSPRVVEQFGLDYESLVKLRPDVIAVRMPGFGLDGPWRDYVGWALNIEQTSGMTAATGYADGPPCNLQGPADPIVGVHAGVALLAALRHRRRTGKGRLIEVAQIEVAAAVTAEPVIEYSMNGVVRSREGNRRRGWLQGVYPTHEDQTWVALSLPDAGGIDHDLFDELVAAWTRTQTAAAVVESLRAQGIPAEQVTTGDRMCDFAQLDARRFYEEFEHPVTGPRRFPGWPFRITPGPARHHRTPPPTLGQHNDEILCALGLSPDELAELRAQRIIGERVLNA
- a CDS encoding hypothetical protein (frameshifted, deletion at around 4957627) — encoded protein: MTIPGLGLVSVSGFERPWLFLLLLIPLGLAALYVWASIRRRRRLQRFADPELLATVAPRRPSPWRHVPMAVMLVALALLTVALTGPSRDIKVPRNRAVIMLAIDVSQSMRATDEPPNRLDAARRRRPSGSRSS
- a CDS encoding hypothetical protein (frameshifted, deletion at around 4957627), with the protein product MLVSPTPDHAATVAALDNLRPGDSTAIGAALTAALQSVATVAAVLRSGDAPPPPARIVLLSDGKENKPENPDNSGSPPGAYVAARSAKDQGVPVSTIAFGTRAGTVELANQQVPVPVDDSMLKRIAELSGGQAYRASNVDDLNRSYNAVQQQVGYQTIQGPASAGWLRLGVLVATIGMLLGLLLNRRLPA
- a CDS encoding hypothetical protein (frameshifted, insertion at around 4956964,4956951) — its product is MCFSVGLALWAVATLSAIGAYAYALFWMRALQVLLLLYVVPLFLALGRPVTVVCEALRPAGRDRFEQLLASPPARVFAHPLTTSLGMLATPWLLYLTPWYEAALQHEWVGAPTRILLVAIGFGYFYARLQADPVPRRYSQLISLLITVAEALGDGVLGLVIWQGSLIAAGYYAARTWGPDQRLDQTIGAGVLWIMGDLVAWPFLLLLMRALSRDEQAHALDIDSRLDELQEMSGNDATASDEAASHSDGAPPSTLWWEQDPELRERFGRR